The following are encoded in a window of Microtus ochrogaster isolate Prairie Vole_2 linkage group LG7_11, MicOch1.0, whole genome shotgun sequence genomic DNA:
- the Chrna6 gene encoding neuronal acetylcholine receptor subunit alpha-6 yields the protein MLMGRDQGFLRLGLCLSLCGFLASLKGCTGCASEEQLFHTLFARYNRFIRPVENVSEPVTVHFELAITQLANVDEVNQIMETNLWLRHIWKDYKLRWDPREYDGIETLRVPADKIWKPDIVLYNNAVGDFQVEGKTKALVKYDGMITWTPPAIFKSSCPMDITFFPFDHQNCSLKFGSWTYDKAEIDLLIIGSKVDMKDFWENSQWEIVDASGYKHDIKYNCCEEIYTDITYSFYIRRLPMFYTINLIIPCLFLSFLTVLVFYLPSECGEKVTLCISVLLSLTVFLLVITETIPSTSLVIPLVGEYLLFTMIFVTLSIVVTVFVLNIHYRTPATHTMPKWVKTIFLQVFPSILMMKRPLDKTKKAGDVKDPKNLPKRSTNVKFAHRREPKLLKESCHCQKPREMAPGRGRLSQQPAPWETESSEHSPDVEDVIDSVQFIAENMRSHNETKEVEDDWKYTAMVVDRVFLWVFIIVCVFGTVGLFLQPLLGNTRKS from the exons ATGCTGATGGGCCGGGACCAGGGGTTCCTTCGCTTGGGTTTGTGTCTGAGCCTATGTGGATTCCTGGCTTCCTTGAAAG GCTGCACAGGCTGTGCGTCTGAAGAGCAGCTCTTCCACACACTGTTCGCTCGCTACAACCGATTCATCCGGCCGGTGGAAAACGTCTCTGAGCCTGTCACAGTGCATTTTGAGTTGGCCATCACACAGCTGGCCAATGTG GATGAAGTCAACCAGATCATGGAAACCAATCTGTGGCTGCGTCAT atCTGGAAGGACTACAAATTACGTTGGGATCCAAGGGAATACGATGGCATCGAGACACTTCGTGTTCCAGCAGACAAGATCTGGAAGCCAGACATTGTTCTCTATAACAA TGCGGTCGGCGACTTCCAAGTCGAAGGCAAGACCAAAGCTCTTGTGAAGTACGACGGCATGATAACCTGGACCCCACCAGCCATCTTCAAGAGTTCTTGTCCCATGGACATCACCTTCTTCCCTTTTGATCATCAAAACTGTTCCCTGAAATTTGGTTCCTGGACTTATGACAAGGCTGAGATTGACCTCCTGATCATCGGCTCTAAAGTGGACATGAAAGATTTTTGGGAAAACAGCCAATGGGAAATTGTCGATGCCTCTGGCTACAAGCATGATATCAAGTACAACTGTTGCGAAGAGATTTACACAGACATAACCTACTCTTTCTACATCAGGAGACTGCCCATGTTTTACACCATTAACCTCATCatcccctgtctcttcctctcctttctcaccGTGTTGGTCTTTTACCTCCCTTCTGAGTGTGGTGAGAAAGTGACTCTTTGCATCTCTGTTCTGCTTTCTCTTACTGTCTTTTTGTTGGTGATTACCGAGACCATCCCATCCACATCTCTTGTGATCCCACTTGTTGGTGAGTATCTACTGTTCACTATGATCTTTGTCACCCTGTCCATTGTGGTGACTGTGTTTGTGTTGAACATACACTACCGCACCCCAGCAACGCacaccatgcccaagtgggtgaAGACCATTTTCCTTCAGGTTTTCCCCTCAATTCTGATGATGAAGAGACCTCTGGACAAGACAAAGAAGGCAGGTGATGTTAAAGACCCCAAAAATCTTCCTAAGAGATCTACCAATGTCAAGTTTGCTCATCGAAGAGAGCCCAAACTTCTGAAGGAAAGCTGCCACTGTCAAAAGCCAAGAGAGATGGCTCCTGGCAGGGGACGGTTAAGTCAGCAGCCTGCACCATGGGAGACAGAGAGTTCAGAGCACTCACCGGACGTGGAAGATGTGATTGACAGTGTTCAGTTCATAGCAGAAAACATGAGGAGCCACAATGAAACAAAGGAG GTAGAAGATGACTGGAAATACACGGCCATGGTGGTGGACAGGGTCTTCCTCTGGGTGTTTATAATCGTCTGTGTGTTTGGAACTGTGGGGCTATTTCTACAGCCACTGCTTGGGAACACAAGAAAGTCTTaa